From the Gramella sp. Hel_I_59 genome, one window contains:
- the nadD gene encoding nicotinate (nicotinamide) nucleotide adenylyltransferase has translation MNRKVGLFFGSFNPIHIGHLIIANHMVEHSDLDEVWLVVTPHNPHKKKSTLLDNHHRLEMVYRACEHFENLKPSNIEYGLEQPNYTVNTLAHLQEKFPTNEFCLIMGEDNLKSFHRWKNYEVILENHQLYVYPRIAEGMVVERFRDHAKITRVDAPIIEISATFIRRSISEEKNVTPLLPDDVWKYIDEMNFYK, from the coding sequence ATGAACAGAAAAGTAGGTTTATTCTTTGGGTCCTTTAATCCTATCCATATTGGTCATTTGATCATCGCCAATCATATGGTAGAACATTCAGACCTTGATGAAGTCTGGCTGGTTGTGACTCCGCATAATCCGCACAAAAAGAAAAGCACCTTACTTGATAATCATCACAGACTCGAAATGGTTTACAGAGCTTGTGAGCATTTCGAAAACCTGAAACCCAGCAATATTGAATATGGTCTTGAACAACCAAATTATACCGTGAATACACTGGCCCACTTACAGGAAAAGTTTCCTACTAATGAGTTCTGTCTGATTATGGGTGAGGATAATTTGAAGAGCTTCCATCGCTGGAAGAATTATGAGGTTATTCTGGAGAATCATCAGTTGTATGTTTATCCCAGAATAGCTGAAGGCATGGTAGTCGAGAGATTTCGAGATCATGCAAAAATAACCAGAGTTGACGCTCCAATTATTGAAATTTCAGCAACCTTTATAAGAAGATCTATTTCCGAAGAAAAAAATGTAACACCTCTGTTACCTGATGATGTCTGGAAATATATTGATGAAATGAATTTCTATAAATAA
- a CDS encoding NAD(P)H-dependent glycerol-3-phosphate dehydrogenase — MDKAPSFGVIGGGSWATAIVKMLCENLDNVNWYMRSVYAVEHIKKQDHNPNYLSSVEFNNDQLTLSNDINEVVEASEFIIFAIPSAFLKRELDALTIPLHDKVVFSAIKGIVPETSLIVGEHFNQYFDVPMECIGVLTGPCHAEEVALERLSYLTVACQDEQKAQLVAGYLGSDYITCKTTDDVIGTEYAAVLKNIYAIAAGIAHGLGYGDNFQSVLMSNAIREMKKFIKKVHKMKRNINDSAYLGDLLVTGYSVFSRNRMFGNMIGKGYTVKSAQMEMSMVAEGYYATESAYKINQEKGAKTPIINAVYAILYEGKNPKKVFNKLVDKLD, encoded by the coding sequence ATGGATAAAGCTCCGAGTTTTGGTGTCATTGGTGGAGGTAGCTGGGCAACAGCTATCGTGAAAATGTTATGTGAGAATCTGGATAACGTAAACTGGTATATGCGCAGTGTATATGCTGTGGAACACATTAAGAAGCAGGATCATAATCCCAATTATTTAAGTTCAGTAGAATTTAATAATGATCAGCTTACCCTAAGCAATGATATTAATGAAGTTGTAGAAGCTTCAGAATTCATCATTTTTGCGATCCCTTCCGCTTTTCTGAAAAGAGAACTGGATGCACTAACGATTCCGCTACATGACAAAGTTGTTTTCTCAGCAATTAAAGGCATTGTTCCGGAAACTAGTCTTATCGTTGGGGAACATTTCAATCAGTACTTCGATGTTCCTATGGAATGCATTGGAGTCTTAACCGGACCATGTCATGCTGAAGAAGTAGCCTTGGAGAGACTTTCTTATCTAACAGTTGCCTGCCAGGATGAACAAAAAGCTCAGCTGGTTGCTGGCTATCTTGGAAGTGATTATATCACATGCAAGACTACAGATGATGTTATTGGTACTGAATACGCAGCTGTTTTAAAGAACATTTATGCGATCGCCGCAGGAATTGCTCACGGTCTGGGTTATGGTGATAATTTCCAGAGTGTACTTATGAGTAATGCCATTAGGGAAATGAAGAAGTTTATCAAGAAAGTCCATAAAATGAAGCGTAATATCAACGATAGCGCCTATCTGGGGGACCTTTTGGTGACTGGTTATTCTGTATTTAGTCGTAACCGGATGTTCGGGAATATGATAGGTAAAGGATATACCGTTAAAAGCGCTCAAATGGAGATGAGCATGGTTGCTGAAGGTTATTACGCTACTGAAAGTGCTTATAAGATCAACCAGGAAAAGGGAGCTAAAACACCGATTATCAATGCGGTATATGCCATACTTTACGAGGGTAAGAATCCTAAAAAGGTTTTTAATAAGCTAGTAGACAAATTAGATTAA
- a CDS encoding DUF3298 and DUF4163 domain-containing protein: MKKAILSALMILILFSCADEDKKEEIEILEFKQETVENSYKDCDPENGDCTFISLSYPVANNDGKTSKKINLEVESFLQNTVDFTEADSIQSPRKLVDQFLQNYERTATDFPDYEIPWEATILGKVIQQNEELVSMEFTTDMFTGGAHGYNSVSYLNFDAETGKLLVVEDLFSSEFTKKAEQDFRVKQNIPEGASINNTGFFFENEKFHLPANIGIYPGKIVLHYNAYEIAPYSAGSFRMTYSRAEISEYLKTEETLEE, translated from the coding sequence TTGAAAAAAGCAATTCTTTCAGCTTTAATGATCCTGATTCTATTCTCCTGTGCAGATGAGGATAAAAAAGAAGAAATAGAAATCCTGGAATTTAAGCAGGAAACCGTTGAGAACAGTTATAAGGATTGTGATCCTGAGAATGGCGATTGCACTTTTATAAGTCTCAGCTACCCGGTCGCAAATAATGATGGAAAGACTTCAAAAAAGATCAATTTAGAGGTAGAAAGCTTCCTCCAGAACACTGTGGATTTCACGGAGGCTGATAGCATACAATCTCCCCGGAAACTGGTAGATCAATTTTTGCAAAATTATGAAAGAACCGCGACCGACTTTCCCGATTACGAGATTCCATGGGAAGCTACGATCCTCGGAAAAGTAATTCAGCAGAACGAAGAGCTGGTTTCCATGGAATTTACTACAGATATGTTTACCGGTGGAGCACATGGCTACAATAGTGTGAGTTACCTCAATTTTGATGCTGAAACGGGCAAGTTATTAGTCGTAGAAGACCTATTTTCTTCGGAATTTACCAAAAAAGCAGAGCAGGATTTTCGTGTGAAACAGAACATTCCTGAAGGTGCGAGCATTAATAACACGGGGTTCTTTTTTGAAAATGAAAAGTTTCACCTTCCGGCTAATATTGGGATCTATCCAGGAAAGATCGTATTGCATTACAACGCTTATGAGATCGCTCCGTATTCCGCAGGAAGCTTCAGAATGACTTATTCCAGAGCAGAAATTTCAGAATATCTAAAGACTGAAGAAACTTTAGAGGAATAA
- the gmk gene encoding guanylate kinase codes for MDDGKLIVFSAPSGSGKTTIVRHLLKHEELKLDFSISATSREARGEEQHGQDYYFLSLSDFKQKIKNDEFLEWEEVYRDNFYGTLKSEVERIWAKGKHVIFDIDVVGGLDIKHIYPDRTLAVFVKPPSIEELKIRLKKRKTESDDKINMRVAKASIELATAPQFDFIIENNHLGTALKEAYNLVSNYVGADNIKE; via the coding sequence ATGGACGATGGTAAATTGATCGTATTTTCAGCTCCTTCAGGATCCGGTAAAACTACTATAGTTAGACATCTACTGAAACATGAGGAATTGAAACTTGATTTTTCAATTTCAGCAACCTCGAGAGAAGCCAGAGGTGAAGAACAACATGGGCAGGACTATTATTTTCTGTCTCTTTCAGATTTTAAACAAAAGATCAAAAACGACGAATTCCTGGAATGGGAAGAAGTCTATCGCGATAATTTCTACGGAACTTTAAAAAGCGAAGTGGAACGAATCTGGGCCAAAGGAAAGCACGTTATTTTTGACATTGACGTGGTTGGCGGCTTGGATATCAAACATATTTATCCAGACAGAACACTCGCAGTATTCGTGAAACCACCAAGTATCGAAGAATTAAAGATCAGGTTAAAAAAGCGCAAGACTGAAAGTGACGATAAGATAAATATGCGCGTAGCGAAAGCTTCTATTGAACTTGCAACCGCACCTCAATTTGATTTTATTATCGAGAACAATCACCTGGGAACTGCTTTGAAAGAAGCTTATAACCTGGTTTCCAATTATGTGGGCGCAGATAATATTAAGGAATGA
- a CDS encoding thioesterase family protein, with translation MYTKKFEIRWSDLDANRHLANSAYINFMSHTRMGFLMENGFGQKQLAHYNLGPIVFYEHIYYFKEIFAGEPVTVSLELNGLSEDGMYFEFIHKIYDHKGRNCATCEMMGSWIDLEERKLTTLPEELFKQLDSTPKTKEFRTLTKEDTRKYGKRPDNLSSEELAKL, from the coding sequence ATGTATACTAAGAAATTCGAGATACGATGGAGCGACCTTGATGCGAACAGGCACCTTGCCAATTCTGCATATATAAATTTTATGAGCCATACAAGAATGGGCTTTTTGATGGAAAATGGTTTTGGTCAAAAGCAACTCGCTCATTACAATCTGGGACCTATCGTATTTTATGAGCATATATATTATTTCAAAGAGATATTTGCAGGTGAACCGGTAACAGTGAGTCTTGAGTTAAACGGACTTTCTGAAGATGGGATGTACTTTGAATTTATTCATAAGATCTATGATCACAAGGGTAGGAATTGTGCAACTTGTGAGATGATGGGATCGTGGATAGACCTGGAAGAACGCAAACTTACCACCCTGCCGGAAGAGCTTTTCAAGCAGTTGGACAGTACACCAAAAACTAAAGAATTTAGAACTCTCACCAAGGAAGATACCCGTAAATACGGGAAACGACCAGATAATTTAAGCAGCGAGGAGCTGGCTAAACTATAA
- a CDS encoding DMT family transporter gives MDNTRLLAILAAIGASTIYGINHTLAKGLMPLYIEPFGFILLRVTGAAILFWSISIFAPKEKIATSDWPRIIGCAIFGMVINMLFFFKGLSLSTPINSSVIITLSPVMVLILASILIKERITLLKTIGIIIGMAGALVLVLFSSDQNQNAPNIPLGNVLFIVNAFSYGLYLILVKPLTKKYHAITLMKWLFLIAVFINLPITYTEFVAVDWSNLPFDAIWKMGYVVLGTTFMTYLLNIYALKQLSASTISAFIYLQPLIAITFAIMVGADSLNWTKGIAATLVFVGVYMVSMKKTKVKA, from the coding sequence ATGGATAACACCAGATTATTAGCCATTCTGGCCGCTATTGGAGCGAGCACCATTTACGGGATCAATCATACCCTTGCCAAAGGTTTAATGCCTTTGTATATCGAGCCTTTCGGTTTTATATTACTTCGAGTGACCGGTGCAGCGATCCTTTTCTGGTCTATAAGTATTTTTGCTCCAAAGGAAAAGATCGCCACTTCCGACTGGCCACGTATTATTGGCTGTGCTATTTTTGGGATGGTTATCAATATGCTGTTCTTTTTTAAAGGACTCAGCCTTTCAACACCTATTAATAGTTCGGTTATCATCACTTTATCGCCAGTAATGGTTTTGATTCTTGCGTCTATCCTGATAAAAGAGCGCATCACTTTATTAAAAACTATTGGGATCATTATAGGAATGGCCGGTGCGCTAGTGTTGGTGCTTTTTAGCTCAGACCAGAACCAGAATGCTCCGAACATCCCGCTTGGAAATGTACTCTTTATCGTCAATGCCTTTTCCTATGGTCTATATCTCATTCTCGTAAAACCGCTTACTAAGAAATATCATGCGATTACTTTGATGAAGTGGCTATTCTTAATCGCTGTATTTATCAATCTTCCCATCACTTATACTGAATTTGTTGCTGTAGATTGGAGTAATTTACCATTTGACGCAATCTGGAAAATGGGCTACGTGGTTCTTGGAACAACTTTTATGACCTATTTACTGAACATTTATGCGCTGAAGCAGCTTTCAGCATCTACCATAAGTGCATTTATATACCTGCAACCACTTATCGCGATCACTTTTGCGATCATGGTTGGTGCAGATTCCCTGAACTGGACTAAAGGTATTGCGGCTACACTGGTATTCGTTGGTGTGTATATGGTAAGTATGAAAAAGACAAAAGTAAAGGCCTGA
- the lysM gene encoding peptidoglycan-binding protein LysM, which produces MGLFSFIKNAGKKIFGADKPKDNEVSTTDNKLKEKKENERVSRNLEETIRDLNLKADNLHINIEDDMATITGTALDQATREKIVLVVGNSEGIAQVDDRMDVENKEPEAVFHTVERGDTLSKISKKHYGDPNQYPLIFEANKPMLDDPDKIYPGQVLRIPPMDSKR; this is translated from the coding sequence ATGGGATTATTTTCGTTCATTAAGAATGCAGGAAAAAAGATCTTTGGTGCAGATAAGCCGAAGGACAATGAAGTAAGTACAACAGATAATAAGTTAAAAGAGAAGAAGGAAAATGAAAGAGTTTCCAGGAATCTGGAAGAGACTATTCGCGACCTGAACCTAAAAGCTGATAATCTTCATATCAATATTGAAGATGATATGGCTACGATCACTGGAACCGCTTTAGATCAGGCAACCCGTGAAAAGATCGTACTGGTTGTAGGTAATTCTGAAGGTATTGCACAGGTAGACGATAGAATGGATGTTGAAAATAAAGAGCCTGAAGCTGTTTTCCATACAGTAGAAAGAGGTGATACTTTAAGTAAGATCTCAAAGAAGCATTACGGAGATCCAAACCAGTATCCATTGATCTTCGAAGCAAATAAGCCTATGCTGGATGATCCAGATAAGATCTATCCTGGTCAGGTTCTAAGAATACCACCAATGGATAGTAAAAGATAG
- a CDS encoding ArsC/Spx/MgsR family protein, whose protein sequence is MKKVYHLSTCDTCKRILKELDLPDDFELQDIKTEAISKEQLEQMHVLAGSYESLFSKRARLYKERDLKNKSLEEPDYKELILEHYTFLKRPVIINEDKIFIGNSKKTVEAAKSSVHG, encoded by the coding sequence ATGAAAAAAGTCTACCATCTTTCCACCTGTGATACCTGTAAACGAATCTTGAAGGAGCTGGACCTTCCAGATGATTTTGAACTTCAGGACATCAAGACCGAAGCTATTTCTAAGGAACAATTGGAACAAATGCATGTATTGGCCGGATCTTATGAGAGTCTTTTCAGTAAAAGGGCGAGGTTGTATAAAGAGCGTGATCTAAAAAATAAGTCTTTAGAGGAACCTGATTATAAGGAACTTATTCTGGAGCATTATACATTCCTGAAGCGACCGGTGATCATTAACGAAGACAAGATTTTTATTGGGAATTCTAAAAAGACCGTGGAAGCTGCAAAAAGTTCAGTACATGGATAA
- a CDS encoding DUF998 domain-containing protein, giving the protein MSMLAIGKYGWIQDLGLDFLAMGYVALAIGLFTWKKNNVRWLIGLVVLVLIGADLMMIAEHNQYAGRPGEKIHRKLVYILAGLFLILHILVYPYIKSLKPFLRKFTIWVGVLWLLLAPLLPLMPDDINGAYERFICSLLVIWPAVVSYYLWKSANFENASSE; this is encoded by the coding sequence ATAAGTATGCTGGCCATTGGTAAATATGGCTGGATACAGGATCTGGGTCTGGACTTTCTTGCGATGGGCTATGTTGCACTGGCAATCGGACTTTTCACCTGGAAAAAGAATAATGTAAGGTGGTTGATCGGTCTGGTGGTCCTGGTTCTTATTGGCGCAGATCTGATGATGATCGCAGAACATAATCAATATGCGGGACGTCCAGGAGAAAAGATCCATCGAAAATTGGTCTATATCCTTGCCGGACTATTTTTGATCCTTCATATTCTGGTTTATCCCTATATAAAATCCTTAAAACCTTTTCTGAGAAAGTTCACGATATGGGTTGGAGTATTATGGCTCCTTCTGGCGCCACTTTTGCCATTAATGCCCGATGATATCAACGGAGCTTACGAGCGATTTATTTGTAGCCTACTGGTGATCTGGCCTGCAGTGGTTTCCTATTATTTATGGAAGTCCGCTAATTTTGAAAATGCGAGTAGCGAGTAA
- a CDS encoding alpha/beta fold hydrolase, whose amino-acid sequence MPLLSSNYHPTGIFKNADASTIYAGKLRKVDLSYTRERITISDGDFIDLDWSKSKEDSEMLVILLHGLAGSADRPYMQGMALAFNNLQWDSVAMNFRGCSEEMNRFFQSYHAGASDDLAEVITHVLSLKKYKKIALVGFSLGGNLLMKYLGEQRSRPKEIIGAAGVSVPCDLAGSLGAINRMRNFIYSKRFEINLKQHLNKRAELFPDHLDKSKVASCNSLRDIDELYTSRAHGYKNADDYYAQASAQNFLEDIEVPTLLISAKNDSFLSPGCYPEEVAENSENIHLEMPAFGGHVGFVTRTNVYYHEKRVTEFISSLLD is encoded by the coding sequence ATGCCGCTTCTCTCAAGCAACTATCATCCTACTGGAATTTTCAAAAATGCAGACGCTTCAACCATTTACGCTGGGAAACTCAGGAAGGTAGATCTAAGCTATACCAGGGAACGTATCACTATTAGTGACGGAGATTTTATAGATCTGGACTGGAGCAAAAGCAAAGAAGATTCAGAAATGCTGGTGATCCTGCTTCATGGTTTAGCAGGTAGTGCAGATAGACCCTATATGCAGGGAATGGCGCTTGCCTTCAATAACCTGCAATGGGATTCCGTAGCCATGAACTTTAGGGGATGTAGTGAAGAAATGAACAGGTTTTTTCAAAGTTATCATGCCGGTGCAAGCGATGATCTGGCGGAAGTGATAACCCATGTATTATCTCTGAAAAAATATAAGAAAATCGCTCTGGTAGGATTTAGCCTTGGAGGAAATTTACTCATGAAATACCTGGGTGAACAGCGCAGCAGACCTAAGGAAATCATTGGCGCTGCGGGAGTTTCTGTTCCATGTGACCTTGCAGGATCACTGGGAGCGATCAATAGAATGCGAAATTTTATTTATAGTAAGAGATTCGAGATCAATTTAAAGCAGCACCTGAACAAACGTGCAGAACTGTTTCCGGATCATCTCGATAAAAGTAAGGTAGCTTCCTGTAATTCTCTTCGGGATATTGATGAACTCTATACTTCCAGAGCTCATGGCTACAAAAATGCCGATGACTACTATGCTCAGGCGAGTGCCCAAAATTTTCTGGAGGATATAGAAGTCCCCACTTTATTGATAAGTGCTAAGAATGATAGTTTTCTATCTCCAGGTTGTTATCCTGAAGAAGTTGCAGAAAATTCAGAAAATATACATCTCGAGATGCCTGCTTTTGGTGGCCATGTAGGCTTTGTAACCAGAACCAATGTTTATTATCATGAAAAAAGGGTCACGGAGTTTATTAGTTCTCTTTTAGATTAG
- a CDS encoding YicC/YloC family endoribonuclease, with product MIQSMTGFGKSVTQIPAKKITVELKSLNSKNFDLNARIPSQYREKELELRNIISDSLGRGKVDLSIYVESTAEQTSTNVNTEAVKIYMDQLRKIVDTSEIELLKMAVKMPDALKTEREEIDEEEFIVIETAVKDALKEINKFRTDEGEALEKDLQLRINNIKSLLDDVIRIDPDRVEAVRERLRKGIEEIKEQADENRFEQEIVYYIEKFDITEEKVRLDNHLDYFQKTLDSSDSNGRKLAFISQEIGREINTIGSKSNYAPMQQMVVQMKDELEKIKEQILNVL from the coding sequence ATGATCCAATCGATGACAGGCTTTGGGAAGAGCGTTACACAAATTCCCGCCAAGAAAATCACTGTTGAACTCAAATCTCTCAACAGTAAGAATTTTGACCTGAATGCCCGCATTCCGTCGCAATACCGTGAAAAGGAACTCGAACTTCGAAATATTATCTCCGATTCTCTTGGTCGCGGTAAAGTAGATCTTTCCATTTATGTGGAATCCACCGCAGAGCAAACCTCTACAAATGTAAATACTGAAGCAGTTAAGATCTATATGGATCAACTTCGGAAGATTGTCGATACCAGTGAAATTGAGCTATTGAAGATGGCGGTAAAAATGCCCGATGCTCTTAAAACTGAACGTGAGGAGATCGATGAAGAGGAATTCATTGTGATCGAAACTGCAGTAAAAGATGCTTTAAAAGAGATCAATAAATTTAGAACAGATGAAGGTGAAGCGCTCGAAAAGGATCTTCAACTTCGTATTAATAATATAAAATCTTTGCTGGACGATGTGATTAGGATCGATCCAGACCGTGTAGAAGCTGTTAGAGAAAGACTTCGGAAGGGTATAGAAGAGATAAAGGAGCAAGCCGATGAAAATCGTTTTGAGCAGGAGATCGTATACTATATCGAAAAATTTGATATTACTGAAGAAAAGGTAAGACTGGATAACCATCTGGATTATTTTCAGAAAACACTGGATTCTTCAGATTCAAATGGACGTAAACTTGCTTTCATCTCCCAGGAAATAGGAAGAGAGATCAATACCATAGGTAGCAAATCAAATTATGCACCAATGCAACAAATGGTGGTGCAAATGAAGGACGAACTTGAAAAGATTAAGGAACAGATCTTAAACGTATTGTAA